A single Acidaminococcus sp. DNA region contains:
- a CDS encoding LysR family transcriptional regulator, whose translation MEKELIETFLIVAKVQNVSKASRLLFVSQATVSYRLKLLEKKLNTTLIQRSKGSRQTMLTTNGRRFLPLAQAWMNTDTALENFASHKDTLDIKVGSTNSINNFLLRDFFLQLGSDTRKWNINIRTTHTPTIYEELQMSDIDVGMCLEERLTNGINTKLIYTEPLLILSAKPIHHKKVLTPVELNMEKMIYINSGYSFRKWYQRYVPEGVSPTYAVDSYQFAWSLMKKDYWFFAPVCFLMDQKAKGESCAVACLGGTNPTYDVYLATERENEKLRRYEITLFKRRLTQYLHQKRHAVQALLAELFPKKENW comes from the coding sequence GTGGAAAAAGAGCTAATCGAAACCTTCCTTATTGTCGCCAAAGTCCAGAATGTCAGCAAGGCGTCTCGTCTTCTCTTTGTCTCCCAGGCGACTGTCAGCTACCGTTTGAAATTATTGGAAAAAAAGCTGAACACAACGCTGATTCAACGCAGCAAAGGTTCAAGACAAACCATGCTGACCACGAATGGCAGGCGCTTTTTGCCGCTGGCTCAGGCCTGGATGAATACGGACACGGCGCTGGAAAATTTTGCCAGCCATAAAGATACGCTGGATATTAAAGTCGGAAGTACAAACAGCATTAATAATTTCCTGCTCCGGGATTTCTTTCTGCAGCTCGGATCAGATACCAGAAAGTGGAACATCAATATCCGGACTACTCACACCCCGACGATTTATGAAGAACTGCAAATGAGTGATATTGATGTAGGCATGTGCCTTGAGGAACGTCTGACAAACGGCATTAATACGAAACTCATTTACACCGAGCCGCTGCTAATCTTAAGTGCCAAACCAATCCACCACAAAAAAGTTCTGACTCCGGTGGAACTTAATATGGAAAAAATGATTTATATCAACAGCGGCTACAGTTTTCGCAAATGGTACCAGCGCTATGTACCGGAAGGTGTTTCTCCCACATATGCAGTGGACTCCTACCAATTTGCCTGGAGTCTCATGAAAAAAGACTACTGGTTCTTTGCACCAGTCTGTTTCTTGATGGACCAAAAGGCAAAGGGCGAATCCTGCGCAGTTGCATGTCTTGGCGGTACAAACCCTACATATGATGTATATCTTGCAACAGAAAGAGAAAATGAAAAACTGCGCCGTTATGAAATTACTCTGTTCAAACGGCGTCTGACGCAGTATCTTCATCAAAAACGCCATGCTGTCCAAGCTCTCCTGGCCGAACTGTTCCCCAAAAAAGAAAATTGGTGA
- a CDS encoding BCCT family transporter has protein sequence MEAKKEKDVRWSVFIPCFIVIGGAAILGVVNNAWLTKVTQAIFGWSLETFGWLYQWVALGTLILITVLAFSPLGKIRFGGPNAKAKFSFGAWFAMTLTGGIATGLITYGVNEPIIYLGNIYGELNTLGIEPYSQEAIFFSMGRVFYNWTFIPYAMYALSGVIIAYMYYNRHKELSVSASLTPLFGEKVTQGFWKALVDTLSVLAIGLGLAASLGAGLALVGSGLTTAYGIKQGPLVWAILTAIITATFTIASVLGIDKGIKWLANLTTKIFYALLFILIVIGPTVYILNLANVGLGYWLDHFWTWGLDPYIAGGKELVTWWTMYDWAIWIAYAPLMGIFFAIIAYGRTVKQFLLINWVLPAVFGMIWFAVWGGTALDWQMAGRVDIVAAIKEGGAVSGIWTFLQAVPFGSILIPVIIVTLIAAFSTTADTMSTTIAALCTKGARHDEEPALWQKVVWGVSIGAIACIMVAFGGGEQGVDGVKFLAACGGFVVLVIFILQVLASVKVFFFDKETKKDVVDSEDQIETEAK, from the coding sequence ATGGAAGCGAAAAAAGAAAAGGATGTACGTTGGAGCGTGTTTATTCCATGCTTCATCGTCATCGGTGGTGCGGCAATTCTAGGTGTGGTGAACAATGCGTGGCTGACGAAGGTGACGCAGGCCATTTTCGGCTGGTCCCTTGAGACGTTCGGCTGGTTGTATCAGTGGGTGGCGCTCGGCACGTTGATTCTGATTACGGTGCTGGCGTTCTCTCCGCTCGGCAAGATTCGTTTTGGCGGTCCGAATGCGAAGGCCAAGTTCTCCTTCGGTGCCTGGTTTGCTATGACACTGACGGGCGGTATTGCGACGGGCCTCATTACGTACGGCGTCAATGAACCGATTATTTACCTTGGCAATATTTACGGGGAACTGAATACGCTCGGCATTGAGCCTTATTCCCAGGAAGCTATTTTCTTCTCCATGGGCCGCGTGTTCTACAACTGGACGTTCATTCCTTATGCGATGTATGCGCTTTCCGGCGTTATTATTGCTTATATGTATTACAACCGTCATAAGGAACTGTCCGTTTCGGCTTCGCTGACCCCGCTTTTTGGTGAGAAAGTGACGCAGGGCTTCTGGAAGGCGCTTGTCGATACGCTGTCCGTACTGGCTATTGGTCTGGGCCTTGCTGCTTCCCTGGGTGCCGGTCTGGCACTTGTCGGCTCCGGTCTCACGACGGCTTACGGCATTAAACAAGGGCCGCTGGTCTGGGCAATTCTGACGGCTATCATTACGGCTACGTTTACGATTGCTTCTGTATTGGGTATCGATAAAGGCATCAAATGGCTGGCTAATTTGACGACGAAAATTTTCTATGCCCTGCTTTTCATTCTGATTGTTATCGGACCGACGGTCTACATCCTGAACCTTGCCAACGTCGGACTCGGCTACTGGCTTGATCATTTCTGGACCTGGGGTCTCGATCCTTACATTGCAGGCGGCAAGGAACTCGTTACCTGGTGGACTATGTATGACTGGGCGATTTGGATTGCCTACGCTCCGCTGATGGGTATCTTCTTTGCCATCATTGCCTATGGCCGTACGGTGAAACAGTTCCTCCTCATCAACTGGGTGCTGCCGGCTGTATTTGGTATGATCTGGTTTGCTGTCTGGGGCGGCACTGCACTGGATTGGCAGATGGCCGGCCGTGTGGATATCGTGGCAGCCATTAAGGAAGGCGGCGCTGTATCCGGTATCTGGACGTTCCTCCAGGCCGTTCCGTTTGGTTCCATCCTGATTCCTGTGATCATCGTGACCTTGATTGCCGCTTTCTCCACGACGGCTGATACCATGTCCACGACGATCGCCGCACTCTGCACGAAGGGTGCTCGTCACGACGAAGAACCGGCTCTCTGGCAGAAAGTAGTCTGGGGCGTTTCCATCGGTGCCATTGCGTGCATCATGGTAGCTTTCGGCGGCGGTGAACAGGGCGTCGACGGCGTTAAGTTCCTCGCGGCCTGCGGCGGCTTTGTGGTGCTCGTCATCTTTATCCTGCAGGTACTGGCATCTGTGAAGGTATTCTTCTTCGACAAGGAAACGAAGAAAGATGTTGTCGACAGTGAAGACCAGATTGAAACGGAGGCTAAATGA
- a CDS encoding DUF1653 domain-containing protein, giving the protein MNRPLPKAGEIWLHFKNKRYKIVACPVIHTETRELYCVYEALYGDGGIYCRPLDMFMSEVDHVKYPDVKQKFRFEKIDK; this is encoded by the coding sequence ATGAATCGTCCATTACCCAAAGCCGGAGAAATCTGGCTGCATTTTAAAAATAAACGGTATAAAATTGTAGCCTGTCCGGTCATCCATACAGAGACCAGGGAACTCTACTGCGTGTACGAAGCCCTGTACGGCGACGGCGGCATCTACTGCCGGCCCCTCGACATGTTCATGTCAGAAGTGGACCACGTGAAATATCCTGACGTGAAGCAGAAGTTTAGGTTTGAGAAAATTGATAAATAA
- a CDS encoding GntR family transcriptional regulator has product MVDKDEECKDSKQNKSKSTFKEQAYEKMKNAILFNHFRIGAIYSQESICKDLNISLTPLREAMLELQNEGYVSYCRGKGVLIKPVSREEARNILQARLWIEKLTAGVAAQKATAQDIEEMRKRIDELQEKLETRDAQNLYRIDHGFHKAIAYSTHNPYIYRFCCSLLDHYLRFEVKSVYSNSIDARHVFEEHFNIFKCIEAHKATKAEEMMVKHLNNSFERTLSMYWGEHQ; this is encoded by the coding sequence GTGGTAGATAAAGATGAGGAATGTAAGGATTCCAAACAGAATAAATCCAAGAGTACTTTCAAGGAACAAGCATACGAAAAAATGAAGAATGCAATCTTGTTCAACCATTTTCGAATCGGGGCTATTTATTCGCAGGAGAGTATTTGCAAGGATTTGAATATCAGCCTTACTCCCCTCAGAGAAGCCATGTTGGAACTTCAGAATGAGGGTTATGTTTCCTATTGTCGTGGCAAAGGTGTCCTGATCAAACCAGTTAGTCGGGAAGAAGCAAGAAATATATTGCAAGCCAGGTTATGGATTGAAAAATTAACAGCCGGAGTAGCTGCTCAGAAAGCCACAGCACAAGACATAGAGGAAATGAGAAAACGGATTGATGAGCTGCAGGAAAAACTGGAAACAAGAGATGCCCAGAATTTGTATCGGATTGATCATGGGTTTCATAAAGCAATAGCCTACAGTACTCACAATCCTTATATTTACCGATTCTGTTGTTCGTTGTTAGACCATTATCTGCGCTTTGAGGTAAAGTCTGTCTACAGTAATTCAATTGATGCTAGACATGTATTTGAGGAGCACTTTAATATTTTTAAATGTATTGAAGCTCATAAGGCGACAAAAGCAGAGGAAATGATGGTAAAGCATTTAAATAATTCTTTCGAGCGTACTTTGTCGATGTATTGGGGTGAGCACCAATAA
- a CDS encoding hydroxyacid dehydrogenase encodes MIVYLSEFIDPAARKRLEEKVQIVDNFNEIEKIDAILLRGIEVDGALMDKAKNLKLIAKHGVGVNNIDLEAAKRHGIMVTNTPGANGDSVAELVVTLILASARRILEVDAATKGGRVTRIAPPELRGHEIGGKVLGQLGIGNIGARVSRILKNGFGMDVIAYDPWAPDALFEKVGVKRADKLEDVLKAADIINISFGLTKDTKNLIHGDMFKLMKKTVILINAARGGIVNEDDLYRALKDGTILAAACDSFVEEPPSKDHPLLTLPNFIGTPHVGADTEEALQKVGQMVVDDVLRFAEGKEPLHRIV; translated from the coding sequence ATGATTGTATACCTGAGTGAATTCATTGATCCCGCCGCCAGAAAGAGACTGGAAGAAAAGGTTCAGATTGTAGATAATTTTAATGAAATCGAAAAAATTGATGCCATTTTGCTGAGAGGCATTGAAGTCGATGGTGCCTTGATGGACAAGGCTAAAAATCTGAAGCTCATTGCTAAGCATGGCGTCGGTGTCAACAACATTGACCTGGAGGCAGCGAAGAGACATGGCATCATGGTTACGAATACGCCGGGAGCCAACGGAGATTCTGTAGCAGAACTGGTGGTGACTCTGATTCTTGCTTCCGCCCGCAGAATTCTTGAAGTAGATGCGGCCACAAAGGGCGGCCGTGTGACCCGTATTGCACCTCCTGAACTGCGGGGCCATGAAATTGGAGGAAAAGTGCTTGGGCAGCTGGGTATCGGGAACATCGGAGCACGTGTCAGCCGCATTTTGAAGAATGGCTTCGGTATGGACGTCATCGCCTATGATCCGTGGGCGCCTGATGCCCTGTTTGAAAAAGTCGGAGTAAAACGGGCTGATAAATTGGAAGATGTCCTCAAAGCTGCGGATATCATCAACATCAGTTTCGGTCTGACGAAAGACACCAAAAACTTGATTCACGGTGATATGTTTAAGCTCATGAAAAAGACTGTGATTTTGATTAATGCAGCCCGCGGTGGTATCGTGAATGAAGATGATCTTTATAGAGCACTCAAAGACGGAACGATTCTGGCGGCTGCTTGCGACTCCTTTGTGGAAGAACCACCAAGCAAGGATCACCCGCTGCTGACGCTTCCGAACTTTATCGGGACGCCGCATGTCGGAGCCGATACGGAGGAAGCGCTGCAAAAGGTAGGACAAATGGTCGTAGATGATGTACTGCGGTTTGCTGAAGGGAAGGAACCTCTGCATCGCATTGTGTAA
- a CDS encoding sodium:solute symporter family protein → MLVATWIITFCLIIGIGVYAGTKIKSSNQWSGGDKTLGAWSLGCVFAAWQIGGMAIVGAAQNGYNLGIAGSWYSIAGSFYFIFLAIFAKIIRENMPGQSVPEYLQAKYDTKTTRLYSYAWIIYGFLYIPIQLKTVSSIIQIVLPGLNLSLAMLIGVTIAVVYTSFSGMRGASAVGRVVCIGIYVLLIGFVAINLPKMGGYGGLLQKLPPQYSNVFNMPTHRIIAWIFGGCISTAVMQSVLQPLLSAKDPDAARKGSILGYVLAAPICILTALCGMMSKASGANLGNGTTAFAYAIRTYSNPLFAGIVFAFATMIIAATMATMMLATGTIITNVYKTQINPNASDEKILKISKIITFVFAYLTLIPANIIPSNSLTNLFLTLQHVAAAPVSFSILAGLMWKKTTKQGAFWSMLCGMIVGVCWMLFGLTDMLEAVYPVIIVTYSIGIIVSEMTYKKVEA, encoded by the coding sequence ATGCTGGTAGCAACATGGATTATTACGTTCTGCTTGATTATCGGTATTGGTGTGTATGCCGGTACCAAAATTAAGTCATCGAACCAATGGTCCGGCGGCGATAAAACGCTGGGGGCTTGGTCTCTTGGGTGCGTTTTTGCTGCTTGGCAGATTGGTGGTATGGCTATCGTAGGGGCAGCCCAAAATGGGTATAATTTGGGAATTGCCGGTTCGTGGTATTCTATCGCTGGTTCGTTTTATTTTATTTTTCTTGCCATCTTTGCCAAGATTATCCGTGAAAACATGCCTGGTCAGTCTGTTCCTGAATATTTGCAGGCTAAATATGATACAAAGACAACACGTCTATATTCCTATGCTTGGATTATATACGGGTTCCTTTATATTCCTATTCAGTTAAAAACGGTTTCCAGTATTATTCAAATTGTTTTACCGGGACTTAATTTGAGTCTTGCCATGCTGATCGGCGTTACGATTGCTGTCGTTTATACAAGCTTTTCCGGCATGCGCGGCGCCTCTGCCGTTGGACGTGTTGTTTGTATCGGTATTTATGTACTCTTAATTGGCTTTGTGGCAATCAATCTTCCTAAAATGGGTGGTTATGGTGGTCTTCTCCAAAAGTTACCTCCGCAGTATAGCAATGTCTTCAATATGCCGACCCATAGAATCATTGCCTGGATTTTTGGCGGATGCATTAGTACCGCTGTAATGCAGTCCGTATTACAGCCGTTACTTTCTGCAAAAGATCCGGATGCGGCTCGTAAAGGTTCTATCCTGGGGTACGTACTGGCTGCCCCGATTTGTATATTGACAGCTCTTTGCGGTATGATGTCCAAGGCTTCCGGCGCCAACCTGGGCAACGGGACTACGGCTTTCGCATACGCAATCAGAACATATTCCAATCCTTTGTTTGCGGGTATCGTTTTCGCATTTGCAACTATGATCATTGCTGCTACGATGGCAACGATGATGCTGGCAACTGGTACGATTATTACCAACGTATATAAAACTCAGATTAATCCCAATGCTTCTGACGAAAAGATTCTTAAGATTTCTAAGATTATTACGTTTGTGTTTGCTTACCTTACGCTGATTCCTGCGAATATTATTCCGAGCAACTCGTTGACTAACTTGTTCCTGACGCTTCAGCACGTAGCGGCAGCTCCTGTAAGCTTCTCCATTTTGGCAGGACTGATGTGGAAGAAAACCACGAAACAGGGCGCCTTTTGGAGCATGCTGTGTGGTATGATTGTTGGTGTCTGCTGGATGCTGTTTGGTTTGACGGATATGTTGGAAGCAGTTTATCCGGTCATCATCGTTACTTACTCTATAGGTATCATTGTTTCTGAGATGACATACAAGAAGGTGGAAGCATGA
- the ggt gene encoding gamma-glutamyltransferase, with product MTGEKKKIYMWPSCWGKPVAHGPEGAISSNNVYATRAGLSILASGGNAFDAAVAVSMVLSVVEPHHSGIGGGCFGLLYDAKKNKVIAIDGRGIAPKKATRDLFIKDGEVQDEWKDLGGQSVALPGLLKTMDEVLKKYGTMSLEQVMAPAIKCAREGFGTSYTGALTMYDDSVERKRRLSAPFRKLYLKPDGSFYKFGEVQKNPEMADLLEQIAAQGVDYFYKGKVAKKIVDVINERGGCFTIEDMEDYAPKYRDTVKTTYHGNEVVSFGPPSGGCAVVEMLNIIENADVRKTGHNSAATIHKLAEAMKLGFADRSVALADPDFVQIDTERLASKKFAAERYSLIGEEAKEFASAEGIEAKEYPGNTSHFAIMDKYGNAYSQTQTVRDWFGSGIVVEGYGFVLNNAMSDFSAAVGALTSQGLTYGNANAIEGGKTPLSSMAPTMVFKDGKPFLSIGAAGGPRIITGIVQGIINAVDFGMTPETLVNMPYINCLTKGQGLEVECGISIDTLNLLKAKGHKIVQVPIDQAMSTMLNSVMYKDGEYYAAGTKRVDGCGGALVNGNHIVLEGVSQENL from the coding sequence ATGACGGGGGAGAAAAAGAAAATCTATATGTGGCCTTCCTGTTGGGGAAAACCGGTTGCACACGGCCCGGAAGGCGCAATCAGCAGCAATAATGTGTATGCTACGCGTGCGGGTCTGTCTATCTTGGCCTCTGGAGGCAATGCCTTTGATGCAGCTGTAGCTGTTTCTATGGTTCTTTCTGTGGTAGAGCCTCACCATTCTGGAATTGGCGGTGGATGTTTTGGCTTGCTCTACGATGCAAAGAAAAATAAAGTGATAGCTATCGATGGTCGTGGTATTGCTCCTAAAAAGGCAACAAGAGACTTGTTCATTAAGGACGGGGAAGTCCAGGACGAATGGAAGGATTTAGGAGGGCAGTCTGTAGCCCTTCCGGGTCTTTTAAAGACAATGGATGAAGTATTAAAAAAATATGGAACGATGAGTCTGGAGCAGGTGATGGCACCAGCTATCAAGTGTGCTCGTGAAGGTTTTGGTACGAGCTATACTGGGGCTTTGACAATGTACGATGATTCCGTGGAACGCAAACGCAGACTTTCCGCTCCGTTTCGTAAATTGTATTTGAAACCAGACGGCTCCTTCTACAAGTTCGGAGAAGTTCAGAAGAATCCGGAGATGGCCGATTTATTGGAACAAATTGCAGCTCAAGGTGTTGATTACTTTTATAAGGGAAAAGTCGCTAAGAAGATAGTCGATGTCATCAACGAACGAGGTGGTTGCTTTACTATCGAGGATATGGAAGACTATGCCCCCAAATACCGGGACACGGTGAAAACAACTTACCATGGGAATGAAGTCGTTTCTTTCGGTCCGCCTAGTGGTGGCTGTGCTGTGGTTGAGATGTTGAACATCATCGAAAATGCAGATGTTCGTAAGACAGGACATAATTCCGCAGCAACGATCCATAAGCTGGCTGAGGCGATGAAACTGGGATTCGCAGATAGGAGTGTAGCCTTGGCCGATCCTGATTTCGTGCAGATTGATACGGAAAGATTAGCTAGTAAGAAATTTGCTGCAGAACGTTATTCTCTCATCGGAGAAGAAGCAAAAGAGTTTGCATCTGCGGAAGGAATTGAAGCCAAGGAATATCCTGGCAACACTTCTCACTTTGCCATTATGGACAAATATGGTAACGCCTATTCTCAGACGCAAACAGTCAGAGATTGGTTCGGCAGCGGGATTGTTGTAGAAGGATATGGTTTTGTGCTCAACAATGCAATGTCGGATTTCTCGGCGGCAGTAGGTGCTTTGACCAGCCAAGGTCTGACTTATGGCAATGCCAATGCAATTGAAGGTGGTAAAACGCCGCTTTCCAGCATGGCACCCACGATGGTATTTAAAGATGGGAAACCTTTCTTATCCATTGGTGCGGCAGGTGGGCCTAGAATCATAACAGGCATTGTGCAGGGTATCATTAACGCCGTTGATTTTGGTATGACGCCTGAAACCTTGGTAAATATGCCTTATATTAATTGCTTGACGAAGGGGCAAGGCTTGGAGGTTGAATGCGGTATTTCGATAGATACACTGAATTTACTGAAGGCGAAAGGGCATAAAATTGTTCAAGTACCTATTGATCAAGCAATGAGCACGATGCTAAATAGTGTTATGTATAAAGATGGCGAGTACTACGCAGCCGGTACGAAGCGAGTTGATGGTTGCGGCGGCGCCTTGGTAAACGGAAATCATATCGTTCTTGAAGGTGTAAGCCAGGAAAATCTTTGA
- a CDS encoding nitroreductase family protein codes for MENLFHRRSIRKYMDKPVEKEKITAILKAAMAAPSACNQQPWRFCVVTDKTKIAQLAAVSKYSAFAKDAPVIIVPLFRCDCLVPKYAPIDLSASTENLLIEVDAQGLGGVWMGVYPRPERAKKIQQILSLSKKEIPFAMVALGYPAEEKEPEERYRDEWVKWVE; via the coding sequence ATGGAAAACTTATTTCATCGCCGGAGTATCCGGAAATATATGGATAAACCTGTAGAAAAAGAAAAAATTACTGCTATCCTGAAAGCAGCTATGGCAGCACCTTCTGCCTGCAACCAACAGCCCTGGCGCTTTTGCGTCGTCACGGACAAGACCAAAATCGCGCAGCTGGCGGCCGTCAGTAAATATTCCGCCTTTGCCAAAGACGCTCCCGTCATCATTGTTCCCCTCTTCCGCTGTGACTGTCTGGTGCCGAAATACGCACCCATCGACCTCAGCGCGTCCACGGAAAACCTGCTCATAGAGGTCGATGCCCAAGGACTTGGCGGCGTCTGGATGGGCGTCTATCCCCGCCCCGAACGCGCTAAGAAAATCCAGCAAATTCTCTCCCTCTCTAAAAAAGAAATCCCCTTTGCCATGGTCGCTCTTGGCTACCCCGCCGAAGAAAAAGAACCGGAAGAACGGTATCGTGATGAGTGGGTGAAATGGGTAGAGTAA
- a CDS encoding sigma 54-interacting transcriptional regulator — MDYIFDMAFLLDEGATVRKVEFGSRLGTDDTVRKACAALIGKPLPDVPEMQWDKARGEVTWQNHRFTYTLLTLSYGSCVLMRHEPVREKLMEAALDGSADIIQLYSKDGMIQFFNKESKVFLGIPLKESAEGQQLLDVFNLDPDYSSVFTALKTQNSVYNRFDRYKSTTGKDLMTVVEAHPVFREDGSLLGAYSVERDMNSVKHQIPKLRHIEEILTSHMTDHLAGNRDVRYSFDNLIGSSKALQDAITLAKQMAVKDINILIQGETGSGKEIFAQSIHRFSSRRKEKFIAVNCAAFPESLIESMLFGTVKGAFTGSVDQMGLIEAANHGTLFLDEVNSMSPMMQAKLLRVLQEHTLQRIGSTKYIPVDVRVISSSNEDLYRLAENGKIRQDLFYRLASVVIEIPPLRSRMEDLPELVDYFIKNHPQFAGRPVRELTPAFWKRLREHNWPGNVRELFHILSYAMSVSSDGVLDEDDLPSYFLRHTEEKRPSSQPKPLESSTAEEKGLTELMDEFERNILWETYLVCGKNVTKAAERLKMTRQNYQYHLRKFGIKTDQGR; from the coding sequence ATGGATTATATTTTCGATATGGCCTTCCTTCTCGACGAAGGGGCGACGGTTCGCAAGGTGGAGTTTGGAAGCCGGCTCGGGACGGACGATACTGTCCGTAAGGCTTGTGCGGCGCTGATTGGCAAGCCGCTTCCGGACGTTCCTGAGATGCAGTGGGATAAGGCAAGGGGCGAGGTTACCTGGCAGAACCATCGCTTTACTTATACGCTTTTGACGCTGTCTTATGGTTCGTGCGTACTGATGCGGCACGAACCGGTGCGGGAGAAGCTGATGGAAGCGGCTCTTGACGGGTCGGCAGATATTATACAGCTCTATTCCAAGGACGGGATGATCCAGTTCTTTAACAAAGAGAGCAAGGTGTTCCTGGGGATTCCTCTCAAGGAATCGGCGGAGGGGCAGCAGCTCCTTGATGTGTTTAATCTGGACCCGGACTACAGTTCTGTCTTTACTGCGCTGAAAACGCAGAATTCCGTGTACAATCGTTTCGACCGCTACAAGTCGACGACAGGCAAGGACCTTATGACGGTGGTCGAGGCGCATCCGGTCTTTCGGGAAGACGGCTCGCTCCTTGGGGCGTATTCGGTGGAGCGGGATATGAATTCGGTGAAGCATCAGATCCCGAAGCTGCGTCATATCGAGGAAATCCTGACGAGCCACATGACGGATCACCTGGCGGGAAACCGCGACGTGCGCTATTCTTTTGATAATCTGATTGGCTCTTCCAAAGCGCTGCAGGACGCCATTACGCTGGCCAAGCAGATGGCCGTCAAGGACATTAACATTCTGATTCAGGGCGAGACGGGAAGCGGCAAGGAAATTTTTGCTCAGAGTATCCATCGGTTCAGCTCGCGGCGCAAGGAAAAGTTTATCGCCGTCAACTGCGCGGCTTTTCCGGAATCCCTTATTGAAAGTATGCTTTTTGGCACGGTCAAGGGCGCGTTCACGGGAAGTGTCGATCAGATGGGCCTTATCGAAGCGGCAAACCACGGTACGCTCTTTCTCGATGAAGTGAATTCCATGAGCCCCATGATGCAGGCCAAGCTGCTCCGCGTGCTGCAGGAACACACTCTGCAGCGCATCGGGAGCACGAAGTATATTCCTGTCGATGTCCGCGTGATTTCTTCGAGTAACGAGGATTTGTACCGGCTGGCGGAAAACGGAAAAATCCGACAGGATCTCTTTTACCGTCTGGCGTCTGTGGTCATCGAAATTCCGCCGCTGCGCAGCCGCATGGAAGATCTGCCCGAGCTGGTGGATTACTTTATCAAGAATCATCCTCAGTTTGCCGGACGACCCGTCCGTGAGCTGACGCCGGCCTTTTGGAAGCGGCTCAGGGAGCACAACTGGCCCGGCAACGTGCGCGAGCTGTTCCATATCCTGAGTTACGCCATGAGTGTTTCTTCTGACGGGGTACTCGATGAAGATGATCTGCCCTCGTATTTTCTCCGTCATACCGAAGAAAAACGTCCTTCTTCGCAGCCGAAGCCCCTTGAGTCGAGCACGGCGGAGGAGAAGGGCCTGACCGAGCTCATGGACGAATTCGAGCGCAATATATTGTGGGAAACGTACCTGGTCTGCGGAAAGAACGTAACGAAGGCCGCAGAGAGGTTGAAGATGACGAGGCAGAATTATCAGTATCATTTGCGGAAGTTCGGGATAAAAACTGATCAGGGACGATAA
- a CDS encoding nitroreductase family protein, which translates to MENLFHRRSIRKYMDKPVEKEKITAILKAAMAAPSACNQQPWRFCVVTDKTKIAQLAAVSKYSVFAKDAPVIIVPLFRSDCLVPEFAPIDLSASTENLLIEIDAQGLGGVWMGVYPRPERAKKIQQILSLSKKEIPFAMVALGYPAEEKGPEERYHEEWVKWVE; encoded by the coding sequence ATGGAAAACTTATTTCATCGCCGGAGCATCCGGAAATATATGGATAAACCTGTAGAAAAAGAAAAAATCACTGCTATCCTGAAAGCTGCCATGGCAGCGCCTTCTGCCTGCAACCAGCAGCCCTGGCGCTTTTGCGTCGTCACTGACAAGACCAAAATCGCGCAGCTTGCGGCAGTTAGCAAATATTCCGTCTTTGCCAAAGACGCTCCCGTCATTATTGTTCCCCTCTTCCGCAGTGACTGCCTGGTGCCGGAATTTGCGCCCATCGACCTCAGCGCATCTACGGAAAATCTCCTCATAGAGATCGATGCCCAGGGACTCGGCGGCGTCTGGATGGGTGTCTATCCCCGCCCCGAACGCGCTAAGAAAATCCAGCAAATTCTCTCCCTCTCTAAAAAAGAAATCCCCTTTGCCATGGTCGCTCTTGGCTACCCTGCCGAAGAAAAAGGGCCGGAAGAACGGTATCATGAGGAATGGGTGAAATGGGTAGAGTAA